One genomic window of Candidatus Pseudobacter hemicellulosilyticus includes the following:
- a CDS encoding SpoIIE family protein phosphatase, with protein sequence MVNAVHHRLNASDRSYFAILKKEIHALASGVGFSAKKLAEIDIVVAEIVSNLAKHAGGGELLVKIIEQAGIPGIELISVDNGPGINDLNYMMQDGASSKKTLGQGLGAIKRLSDFLQIYTNKAWGTILLCRFFLQALPAAASKDPVEIRSVVIPKPGETACGDGFSYKQTKQDLRLFLGDGLGHGPEAAAAVAAADEAFRTCPDNSPCEIIRFMHTAVKKTRGLVGTVAIFNFKEKQWRLCGVGNIATRMQSRTFSKNYISYNGIIGLNIPGTMNDQEIPYEKGQHMVLCSDGIRSRWDLLKYTGIFRYDLSILATALLKDHTRNTDDSSVVSCKINV encoded by the coding sequence ATGGTTAATGCAGTACATCATCGCCTCAATGCCTCCGACAGAAGTTATTTTGCCATCCTGAAAAAAGAAATTCATGCGCTGGCCTCCGGGGTCGGCTTCTCCGCCAAAAAACTGGCCGAGATAGATATTGTTGTGGCCGAAATTGTCTCTAACCTGGCCAAACATGCCGGCGGCGGGGAACTGCTGGTCAAGATCATTGAACAGGCAGGCATTCCCGGTATTGAACTGATCAGCGTGGACAACGGCCCCGGCATCAACGACCTCAACTATATGATGCAGGACGGCGCTTCTTCCAAAAAAACACTTGGTCAGGGCCTGGGCGCCATCAAAAGACTGTCCGATTTCCTCCAGATCTATACCAACAAAGCCTGGGGCACTATCCTGCTCTGCCGCTTTTTTCTGCAGGCGCTGCCCGCGGCTGCCAGTAAAGACCCGGTTGAAATCCGTTCTGTAGTGATCCCCAAACCAGGAGAAACTGCCTGCGGTGACGGTTTTTCCTATAAGCAAACCAAGCAGGACCTTCGCCTCTTCCTGGGTGACGGCCTGGGCCATGGACCCGAAGCCGCTGCTGCCGTAGCGGCCGCCGATGAAGCTTTCCGCACCTGTCCCGACAATAGCCCCTGTGAGATCATCCGCTTTATGCATACCGCCGTCAAAAAAACCCGCGGGCTGGTAGGCACCGTCGCCATCTTCAATTTCAAGGAAAAACAATGGCGGCTCTGCGGCGTAGGCAATATTGCCACCAGGATGCAATCCCGTACCTTCAGCAAGAACTATATCTCTTATAACGGTATTATAGGTCTTAACATTCCCGGCACCATGAACGACCAGGAAATACCCTACGAGAAAGGTCAGCATATGGTCCTTTGCAGCGATGGCATCCGCTCCCGCTGGGATCTGCTGAAATATACCGGTATTTTCAGGTACGACCTGTCCATCCTGGCAACAGCTTTGCTGAAGGATCATACCCGCAACACGGATGACAGCTCCGTGGTCAGCTGTAAAATCAATGTATGA
- a CDS encoding ATP-binding protein: protein MRTEEIVKVTLQNEMDLILAHRRSMRLAELVGCSLAAQTTFATAVSEVSRMAIEKGKDNYLVLCISQSQKDKHLIARIIHEEGARKHEGLAFAQRLVDKVHVSTSGAKTQVELFFLMPGSEKQDATRIDEWRQTLRNEPAVSPYEEIKRKNDQLQSLANKLRDSETQYKTLTNSLPIIIFSADPAGNLIYANDWLQKFTGQSIAQLNKSWEQVIHSDDLPCFLALLKQPEPTSSGPQRVQCRLKNKYAEDYLWHMASVSPLTNEAGTLTQWIGFIVDINAQKLVEQTLQDNEELMQIQARLKENEAKLEGNINELNRSNQDLQQFAYVASHDLQEPVRKISIYSDYFLTKYHHLFDSKGTEYLRGMRSATQRMRNLIHDLLSYSQIDRNRIQFKQTDLNQVIQDVREDLELLIREKEATIRSTPLPQIMADFGMMRQLFANIIVNSLKYSSEDRKPIIEISHQQTEGFLEIAVKDNGIGFEEKYLPKMFKLFQRLHSEEKYKGTGLGLAICGKIVALHNGQLSATSKLTEGATFTIKLPYQHNQ from the coding sequence ATGAGAACAGAGGAAATTGTTAAGGTAACCCTGCAGAACGAAATGGACCTGATCCTGGCACACAGGCGGTCCATGCGGCTGGCAGAGCTCGTTGGTTGTAGCCTGGCTGCCCAGACTACCTTCGCCACTGCGGTGTCGGAAGTGTCCCGGATGGCCATTGAGAAAGGGAAAGACAATTACCTGGTCCTCTGCATCAGCCAGTCGCAGAAAGACAAACACCTGATTGCCCGCATCATCCATGAAGAAGGCGCCCGCAAACATGAAGGGCTCGCCTTTGCCCAGCGGCTGGTAGATAAAGTGCATGTCAGCACCAGCGGCGCCAAAACCCAGGTAGAGCTGTTCTTCCTGATGCCCGGGTCCGAAAAACAGGACGCCACCCGCATTGATGAATGGCGCCAGACCCTGCGCAATGAACCCGCCGTTTCCCCTTACGAAGAGATCAAACGCAAAAATGACCAGCTCCAGAGCCTGGCCAATAAGCTCAGGGACAGCGAGACCCAGTACAAGACCCTGACCAATTCCCTGCCCATCATCATCTTTTCCGCAGATCCGGCAGGCAACCTGATCTACGCCAACGACTGGCTCCAGAAGTTCACAGGACAATCCATCGCCCAACTCAATAAAAGCTGGGAACAGGTGATCCACTCGGACGACCTGCCCTGCTTCCTGGCCCTGCTGAAACAGCCCGAGCCCACCAGCTCTGGCCCGCAGCGCGTCCAGTGCAGGCTCAAGAACAAATACGCCGAAGACTACCTATGGCATATGGCTTCCGTATCCCCACTGACCAATGAGGCCGGGACCCTGACCCAATGGATCGGTTTTATTGTGGATATCAATGCACAGAAGCTGGTGGAACAAACCTTGCAGGATAATGAGGAGCTGATGCAGATCCAGGCAAGATTGAAGGAGAACGAAGCCAAGCTGGAAGGAAATATCAACGAACTGAACCGGAGCAACCAGGACCTGCAGCAGTTCGCTTACGTGGCCTCCCATGACCTGCAGGAGCCGGTCCGGAAGATCAGCATTTACAGCGACTACTTCCTGACCAAGTACCACCACCTGTTCGATAGCAAAGGAACAGAATACCTGCGCGGCATGCGCTCAGCCACCCAGCGGATGCGTAACCTGATCCACGACCTCCTGTCCTATTCACAGATTGACAGGAACAGGATCCAGTTTAAACAAACAGATCTGAACCAGGTGATCCAGGATGTCCGGGAAGACCTTGAACTGCTGATCAGGGAAAAGGAAGCAACTATCCGGTCCACCCCATTGCCCCAGATCATGGCAGATTTCGGAATGATGCGACAACTCTTTGCCAATATTATCGTTAATTCATTGAAATATTCCAGCGAAGACCGCAAACCTATCATCGAGATCTCCCACCAGCAGACTGAAGGATTCCTGGAAATTGCGGTCAAAGACAACGGCATTGGCTTTGAGGAGAAATACCTTCCCAAAATGTTCAAACTGTTCCAACGGCTGCATTCAGAAGAAAAGTATAAAGGCACCGGCCTCGGACTGGCCATTTGTGGAAAGATAGTAGCCCTCCACAACGGCCAGCTCTCAGCAACCAGTAAGTTGACAGAAGGCGCTACCTTTACTATTAAATTGCCCTATCAGCATAATCAGTAA